The Candidatus Fusobacterium pullicola region ATATATGATTTGATGGGAGTAAGAATAATCGTAGGAACTGAGGGAGAGTGTTACAATACCCTTGGAGTAATACATAGCCATTTTAAACCAGTACCAGGAAGATTTAAAGATTATATAGCTGTACCTAAATCAAATAATTATCAATCAATTCATACTACTATAGTTGGACCTCAAGGAAAATTTATAGAGATTCAGATAAGAACAGAGGAGATGGATAAGGTAGCTGAAGAGGGAATTGCAGCCCACTGGAGTTATAAGGAGCATACTAAGGTAACTAAGAGTGATCAAGTCTATGGTTGGCTTAGAAATATACTTGAGTTACAAAATGAGACAGAGACAGCTCAGGAGTTCATAGATAGTGTAACTAAGGATATAATGAACGAGACAGTATTTGTTTTCTCACCTAAGGGGGATATAACAGAGTTACCACAAGGGGCTACTCCATTAGATTTTGCTTTTGCTATACACACACAGATAGGATGTAAATGTGTAGGAGCTAAGGTAAATGGGAAGATAGTAACATTAGATTATAAGCTTCAAAATGGAGATAGAGTTGAGATAATAACATCTAAAAACTCTAAAGGACCTAGTAAAGATTGGTTGGATATAGTTGTAACACATGGAGCAAAGAGTAAGATTAGAAAGGTTCTAAAGGATTTAGTAAGAGACCAGACTATAAAAATTGGAAGAGAAAATCTTGAAAGAGAGCTTGGAAAACTTGGTATAACTCTGAAAGAGATGGAAGAGGATCCAATTATTAAAAAACATATGGAAAAAAATAATATCACATCACTAGATGAGTTTTATTACCATGTTGGAGAGAAGAGAAGTAAGATAGATGTCATTATAGATAAGCTTAGAACTAAGATAGAAAAAGAGAGAAAGATAGAGAATATTAATATTGAAGAGTTAATGGAGAAGAAAAAAGAGAAGGAAAAGAGCTCTTCAAGTAAGAATGATTATGGAATAGTAATAGATGGAGTAAATAATACTCTAATTAGATTTGCTAGATGTTGTACACCACTTCCTGGAGATGATATCGGTGGATATGTAACTAAATTGACAGGGATAACTGTACATAGAAGAGATTGTAAAAACTTTCAAAGTATGGTGGCTCAAGACCCAACTAGAGAGATAGAGGTAAATTGGGATAGTAAGATATTAGACCAGAAAGAGAATAAATATAAGTTTACATTCAATGTGCTGGTTTATGATAAACCAAATGTACTTATGAATATAATAAACTTAATAGCAAATCATAAGATTCACCTAGTTACAATAAATAGTAATCAGATAAATAAAAATGGTGAAAACTTTATGAATTTCCAAATT contains the following coding sequences:
- a CDS encoding bifunctional (p)ppGpp synthetase/guanosine-3',5'-bis(diphosphate) 3'-pyrophosphohydrolase codes for the protein MNYWEEILKEIEKNNLKVDIEKIKLAFFFAEECHEGQYRKSGEDYIMHPVEVTKILIDMKMDTDTIVAGILHDIVEDTLITLADIKYNFGDTVATLVDGVTKLKTLPNGTKKQDENIRKMILAMAQNLRVIIIKLADRLHNMRTLKYMKPEKQIAISQETLDIYAPLAHRLGIAKIKWELEDLALRYLKPKEYMHIKSLVDSKKKEREDYIEEFIEKIVTLLHESGIKGSVKGRFKHFYSIYKKMYEKNKDFDDIYDLMGVRIIVGTEGECYNTLGVIHSHFKPVPGRFKDYIAVPKSNNYQSIHTTIVGPQGKFIEIQIRTEEMDKVAEEGIAAHWSYKEHTKVTKSDQVYGWLRNILELQNETETAQEFIDSVTKDIMNETVFVFSPKGDITELPQGATPLDFAFAIHTQIGCKCVGAKVNGKIVTLDYKLQNGDRVEIITSKNSKGPSKDWLDIVVTHGAKSKIRKVLKDLVRDQTIKIGRENLERELGKLGITLKEMEEDPIIKKHMEKNNITSLDEFYYHVGEKRSKIDVIIDKLRTKIEKERKIENINIEELMEKKKEKEKSSSSKNDYGIVIDGVNNTLIRFARCCTPLPGDDIGGYVTKLTGITVHRRDCKNFQSMVAQDPTREIEVNWDSKILDQKENKYKFTFNVLVYDKPNVLMNIINLIANHKIHLVTINSNQINKNGENFMNFQITIEISNKNEYKYLLNNMLKMKEIISVDRS